In Bacillus sp. DX3.1, the following proteins share a genomic window:
- a CDS encoding MFS transporter: MGKSILKNRALLFMWIGSAISELGGAFGTFCNSIIIYQLTGSKMALGSMWLLYFIPSLILQLVIGPFIDKWSRKWIMIVSQWTRGLAFLLPLVMMITGNIETWHIYAVQIIVGLITPFYVPANQAITPTIVLKEQLQTANAYIDGMVRLMMFLAPILGGVMIEFVGVKLTLFLVCLFLFISGGLLLFVQEKRVPKMVRKSWLEQFFEGFTYFFKQPIIVWLGVFLAFVQFGVGVTMVTNLPYITDELSASYAEYGYFMAGFPLGYVIGSMLVGKVQYHSRRVLMLGSLVIGGLTYISLGLNQSIILAVIIEVVAGVCMAFFNVHNTTICQQTVPNDMMGKIFSVRLFLIRGVMPLGVLVGGILSEIWGVRALYILIGSIICVASLAGILLPYFKFLDISVRDKSA, encoded by the coding sequence ATGGGAAAAAGTATTTTGAAAAATCGAGCGTTATTGTTTATGTGGATTGGAAGTGCAATATCAGAATTAGGCGGGGCATTTGGCACCTTTTGTAATTCGATTATCATTTATCAATTAACAGGTTCAAAAATGGCTCTAGGGAGTATGTGGTTGCTTTACTTTATTCCATCACTTATTTTACAACTTGTCATTGGACCTTTTATTGATAAATGGAGTCGAAAGTGGATTATGATCGTATCTCAGTGGACACGCGGACTTGCTTTTTTACTACCGCTAGTAATGATGATAACCGGAAATATAGAGACTTGGCACATTTATGCTGTGCAAATAATAGTAGGGCTTATTACTCCGTTCTATGTACCAGCGAATCAAGCAATCACACCAACTATTGTTTTAAAGGAACAGTTACAGACAGCAAACGCCTATATTGATGGTATGGTTCGTCTTATGATGTTTCTTGCTCCAATATTAGGCGGTGTCATGATTGAGTTTGTAGGGGTAAAGTTAACTTTATTTTTAGTTTGCTTATTTCTATTTATAAGTGGGGGCTTGTTGTTGTTTGTACAAGAAAAAAGAGTACCAAAAATGGTTCGTAAGAGTTGGTTGGAACAATTTTTTGAAGGATTCACTTATTTCTTTAAACAACCAATTATTGTTTGGCTTGGTGTTTTTCTGGCATTTGTTCAATTTGGAGTAGGTGTAACAATGGTTACGAACCTTCCGTATATAACAGACGAGCTTTCAGCGAGTTATGCCGAGTATGGTTACTTTATGGCTGGTTTTCCGCTCGGTTATGTAATCGGTTCTATGTTAGTAGGAAAAGTGCAATATCATAGCCGGCGTGTTCTCATGCTTGGATCTCTAGTAATAGGAGGACTAACATATATTTCACTAGGTTTGAATCAGAGTATCATTTTGGCAGTTATCATTGAAGTTGTAGCTGGCGTATGTATGGCGTTTTTTAATGTTCATAACACGACGATATGTCAGCAAACAGTACCAAATGATATGATGGGGAAAATATTTTCCGTACGCTTATTTCTTATAAGAGGAGTAATGCCACTTGGTGTTCTTGTTGGAGGGATATTAAGTGAAATATGGGGAGTAAGAGCATTATATATACTGATTGGTTCAATCATATGTGTAGCTTCTTTAGCGGGTATACTATTGCCATACTTTAAATTTCTGGATATCTCGGTTCGAGATAAATCGGCTTAA
- a CDS encoding metalloregulator ArsR/SmtB family transcription factor: MEVFNMTSRKRETYEVQVKYSLLWECALGIAAITHNRLIDTLEKSRDEWKSIKQSLSKEMLGHLDFVETHNTWKALLQLLYQQDFIDLPQFLHYIKTLPADELKYKCIPYVGLKYQEKRKAAANGEELAIQELKEITSNNPFFPTYIEFICKADVQLLKDHLIAVMSGWFAAVIEPKADRLLLILKQDYESKNKMREKMTSEELVEWATGGVTYLPEPSVHHVLLIPQYTYRPWNIEADIEDTKVFHYPIANESINPEDPYQPSYFLVHKHKALGDEARLRIVKLLFESDRTLQEITEQLNIGKSTIHHHLKILRSAKLVDIQDSKYVLKKTAVESLSKELELYLNR, from the coding sequence ATGGAAGTTTTTAATATGACGAGTAGAAAAAGAGAGACGTATGAAGTTCAAGTGAAGTATTCGTTATTATGGGAATGTGCGTTAGGAATTGCAGCCATTACACATAATCGGCTCATTGATACATTAGAAAAGTCTCGTGATGAGTGGAAGAGTATAAAACAATCTTTATCTAAAGAAATGTTAGGACATTTAGATTTTGTGGAGACGCATAATACGTGGAAAGCGTTACTTCAACTACTTTATCAACAAGACTTTATTGATTTACCACAGTTTCTTCATTACATAAAAACATTACCAGCAGATGAGTTAAAGTATAAATGCATTCCATATGTAGGATTAAAGTATCAAGAAAAAAGAAAGGCTGCAGCCAATGGGGAAGAATTGGCCATACAGGAATTAAAAGAGATCACAAGTAACAATCCATTCTTTCCTACTTACATTGAATTTATATGTAAAGCAGATGTACAGCTACTCAAAGATCATTTGATTGCTGTTATGTCAGGTTGGTTTGCAGCTGTTATTGAGCCAAAAGCAGACAGACTTTTGCTCATATTAAAACAGGACTATGAAAGCAAAAATAAAATGAGAGAGAAAATGACTTCTGAAGAATTAGTAGAGTGGGCGACTGGAGGAGTCACGTATCTTCCAGAACCGAGCGTACATCATGTTCTTCTCATCCCCCAATACACGTATCGTCCATGGAATATTGAAGCAGATATTGAAGATACAAAAGTATTTCACTATCCAATCGCAAATGAAAGTATAAACCCCGAAGATCCATATCAACCAAGCTACTTTTTAGTTCATAAACATAAGGCACTAGGCGACGAAGCAAGGCTGCGAATTGTGAAATTATTATTTGAAAGTGACCGTACATTACAGGAGATAACAGAACAATTGAATATAGGGAAATCAACGATCCATCATCATTTGAAAATTCTTAGATCGGCTAAGTTAGTTGATATTCAAGATTCAAAATATGTTTTAAAAAAGACGGCAGTTGAGTCGCTATCTAAAGAATTAGAACTTTATTTGAATAGATGA
- a CDS encoding cupin domain-containing protein: MLKINENDFSYRFGDNGPKYLIKGPNIDVGVVVIQPGQEFQNHYHTTCEEIFYALEGEIDFYIDNEKVPMKQGDVLQVGPHESHYLINRSNQPFKAVFIKSPHLQEKDTVQIENPNLNHKE, from the coding sequence ATGCTTAAAATAAATGAAAATGATTTTTCATACCGATTTGGTGACAATGGTCCAAAATATTTAATCAAGGGGCCAAATATTGACGTTGGTGTCGTTGTCATTCAACCGGGTCAAGAATTCCAAAACCATTATCATACAACATGCGAGGAAATTTTTTATGCGTTAGAAGGAGAAATAGATTTCTATATTGATAATGAAAAAGTACCGATGAAACAAGGTGATGTCTTACAAGTTGGCCCTCATGAATCTCATTATCTCATTAACCGTTCCAATCAACCCTTTAAAGCTGTCTTTATAAAGTCACCACATTTACAAGAAAAAGATACTGTACAAATAGAAAATCCTAATTTAAATCATAAGGAGTGA
- the lsrK gene encoding autoinducer-2 kinase encodes MSALLAYDAGTGSVRAVLFDLQGNQLAVSQREWIHTTDSRYPGSMNFDVMQNWELIQECTKDVLKKSNLPSSSIKGISATSMREGFVLYDKSGQEIWACANVDGRASIEVNELKKIRSHLEEDLYKKSGQTFALGALPRLLWIAKHQPDIYERAQSFTMLNDWILYKLCGELQIDPSNGCTSGVFHLQNRNWDKELAEQCGLSLLFTPKVNEAGTVIGAVTKQSAEVTGLHVGTPVVSGGGDAQMASLGSGVVKPGQTFICGGSFWQQEINITAPKVDPNAQIRVNCHVVPTLWQYETIAFFPGLVMRWFRDAFCQEEKQLASNLGVDAYELLEEQAKHVPVGSHGIIPIFSDVMNYISWRHAAPSFINLSLDAEKCGKKEFFRAIEENAAFVTLGNFKLIEALTGQFPTEVVFAGGASKGKLWSQIVADVLGVPVKVPVVKEAAALGTAIVAGVGAGIYDSMETVAEQFVQWETTYKPNATNHKLYQQFYENWKAVYQKQLPLADQGFTSHMWIAPGAL; translated from the coding sequence ATGTCTGCTCTATTAGCATACGATGCTGGCACTGGAAGCGTTCGAGCTGTTCTTTTTGATTTACAAGGAAATCAGCTTGCTGTTAGTCAGCGAGAGTGGATTCATACAACTGACTCTCGTTATCCTGGCTCTATGAATTTTGATGTAATGCAGAACTGGGAGCTCATTCAGGAATGTACGAAAGACGTACTGAAAAAAAGCAATCTTCCCTCTTCATCTATTAAAGGAATTAGTGCAACAAGTATGCGTGAAGGATTTGTTTTATATGATAAAAGCGGTCAGGAAATTTGGGCATGTGCCAACGTTGATGGCCGCGCTTCCATAGAAGTAAATGAACTAAAAAAAATCCGTTCCCATCTTGAAGAGGATTTGTATAAAAAATCAGGGCAAACCTTTGCTCTAGGCGCTCTCCCTAGATTACTATGGATTGCCAAGCATCAGCCTGATATATATGAAAGAGCTCAATCATTTACAATGTTAAACGACTGGATTCTCTATAAATTGTGCGGCGAATTACAAATCGATCCTTCCAATGGATGTACTTCAGGTGTTTTCCATTTACAAAATAGAAACTGGGATAAAGAGCTCGCCGAACAATGTGGTTTATCTTTATTATTTACTCCGAAAGTAAATGAAGCGGGTACTGTCATTGGAGCTGTTACGAAACAAAGTGCTGAAGTAACTGGTTTACATGTAGGAACACCCGTAGTTTCTGGCGGCGGAGATGCACAAATGGCTTCACTTGGTTCCGGAGTCGTAAAGCCAGGACAAACATTTATTTGCGGCGGCAGCTTTTGGCAACAAGAAATAAACATAACTGCTCCAAAAGTAGATCCAAATGCCCAAATTCGTGTAAACTGCCATGTTGTCCCTACCCTTTGGCAATATGAAACAATCGCCTTCTTTCCTGGTCTCGTTATGAGATGGTTTCGCGATGCCTTTTGCCAAGAGGAAAAACAACTCGCTAGCAACCTAGGTGTAGATGCTTATGAATTACTAGAAGAACAAGCCAAACATGTACCAGTTGGATCCCACGGCATTATCCCTATATTTTCAGATGTTATGAATTATATATCTTGGCGTCATGCTGCTCCCTCTTTTATTAACTTAAGCTTAGACGCAGAGAAATGCGGGAAGAAAGAGTTTTTCCGCGCAATCGAAGAAAATGCCGCTTTTGTTACGCTAGGAAATTTTAAATTAATAGAAGCATTAACGGGACAGTTTCCTACAGAGGTGGTATTTGCTGGCGGTGCTTCAAAAGGAAAACTTTGGTCACAAATAGTTGCCGATGTACTTGGAGTCCCCGTAAAAGTTCCCGTTGTAAAAGAAGCGGCAGCTTTAGGAACTGCAATAGTTGCGGGTGTTGGTGCTGGTATTTATGATTCGATGGAAACTGTTGCCGAGCAATTTGTACAATGGGAAACGACCTATAAGCCAAATGCTACAAACCATAAGCTGTATCAACAATTTTATGAAAATTGGAAAGCTGTCTATCAAAAACAACTCCCATTAGCAGACCAAGGGTTCACATCACATATGTGGATTGCCCCAGGTGCTTTGTAA
- the lsrF gene encoding 3-hydroxy-5-phosphonooxypentane-2,4-dione thiolase produces the protein MTWGFKNRLNTILPDGKAVMLAIDHGYFLGPIHGLEQPLETVQHLLPYTDSLFLTRGVLNSCIPEDCKTPMVLRVSGGATVVGKDLANETIVTPIKEAVRQNVVGVGVSVFVGSDYETQTVSNLANVVSEAHDYGLPVLGITAVAKELQKREARFLALASRVCAEMGADIIKTYYCEGFEKITSTCPASVVIAGGPKLDSIEAALTITYQALQEGAIGVDMGRNIWQSEHPAAMIQAIHGIVKNGLNIKEGLELYNDVKNE, from the coding sequence ATGACTTGGGGATTTAAAAATCGATTAAATACCATTTTACCTGATGGTAAGGCTGTTATGTTAGCAATTGATCATGGTTATTTTTTAGGACCTATTCATGGATTAGAGCAACCATTAGAAACAGTGCAACATTTACTTCCCTATACAGATTCTCTCTTTTTAACACGAGGGGTACTGAATTCTTGTATTCCAGAAGATTGTAAAACACCAATGGTTTTGCGTGTCTCTGGCGGGGCAACTGTGGTTGGTAAAGACCTTGCCAATGAAACAATTGTTACACCCATTAAAGAAGCAGTGAGGCAAAATGTTGTTGGGGTTGGGGTATCCGTCTTTGTCGGATCTGACTATGAAACACAAACTGTATCAAACCTAGCAAATGTTGTTTCTGAAGCACACGATTATGGCTTGCCTGTGCTCGGTATTACTGCGGTTGCGAAAGAACTACAAAAACGAGAAGCTCGGTTCTTAGCACTGGCATCACGCGTTTGCGCTGAAATGGGTGCTGATATTATTAAAACCTATTACTGTGAAGGCTTTGAAAAAATTACAAGCACATGCCCTGCTTCAGTCGTCATTGCAGGCGGCCCAAAATTAGATTCCATTGAAGCTGCATTAACTATTACCTATCAAGCACTGCAAGAAGGAGCAATTGGCGTTGATATGGGACGCAACATTTGGCAATCAGAACATCCGGCTGCGATGATTCAAGCCATTCATGGTATTGTGAAAAATGGATTGAACATTAAAGAAGGATTAGAATTATATAACGACGTTAAAAATGAATAG
- a CDS encoding antibiotic biosynthesis monooxygenase: MFIETKTFTVKEGTSDLVVNHFTGKGIIEKSEGFIDLSVLVKKVRRGDEEVIVMIRWESEEAWKNWETSEEHIEGHKQSRGKPKPDHIINVTHSVYYVKSSKGAFQQS; encoded by the coding sequence ATGTTTATCGAAACGAAAACGTTTACTGTGAAAGAAGGTACTTCAGATCTTGTTGTGAATCACTTTACTGGTAAAGGAATAATTGAAAAATCAGAAGGGTTTATCGATTTAAGTGTTCTCGTGAAAAAGGTTCGAAGAGGAGACGAAGAAGTGATCGTGATGATTCGCTGGGAATCTGAAGAAGCATGGAAAAACTGGGAAACTAGTGAAGAACATATAGAGGGACATAAACAAAGCCGTGGAAAGCCAAAACCAGATCATATTATTAACGTAACACATAGTGTATATTACGTGAAATCATCAAAAGGTGCATTTCAACAATCATAG